Proteins from a genomic interval of Treponema succinifaciens DSM 2489:
- a CDS encoding PFL family protein — MIFSPVEIEETVNMFMRQKLDVRCITMGISLLDCADSDAKKANQKIYDKIMRYAGNLVRVGQDIEKEFGVPIINKRISVTPIALVAGASGEKSYVEYCRTLDKCAKELGVNFIGGFSALVQKGITPADRILIDSIPEALATTNFVCSSVNVGTTKNGINMDAVKLMGETIKKTAEVSRNCEINGCAKLVVFTNAPEDNPFMAGAFHGPGEGDAVINVGVSGPGVILAAAREYKGRPINELADGIKKMAFKITRMGQMVGTEAAKRLGVNFGILDLSLAPTPEVGDSVARILEEIGLEGAGAPGTTAALAMLTDMVKKGGVMASTNVGGLSGAFIPVSEDEGMINAVKQHSITLEKLEAMTCVCSVGLDMIAIPGDTPATTISGIMADEMAIGMVNNKTTAVRLIPAPGKKAGEWVEFGGLLGGCPVIDVNKFGCADFINRGGRIPAPIHSFRN; from the coding sequence ATGATTTTTTCACCTGTAGAAATCGAAGAAACAGTAAATATGTTCATGCGTCAAAAACTCGATGTGCGATGCATAACAATGGGAATATCACTTTTAGACTGCGCGGATTCAGATGCAAAAAAAGCAAATCAAAAAATCTATGACAAAATAATGCGCTACGCTGGAAACCTTGTGCGTGTAGGCCAGGACATAGAAAAAGAATTCGGAGTTCCAATCATCAACAAAAGAATTTCTGTAACTCCAATCGCCTTGGTCGCAGGAGCAAGCGGAGAAAAATCCTACGTTGAATATTGCCGCACGCTCGACAAATGCGCAAAGGAACTCGGCGTAAATTTCATTGGCGGATTCAGCGCGCTTGTTCAAAAAGGAATCACACCGGCAGACAGAATTTTAATTGATTCAATTCCAGAAGCCCTTGCCACAACAAATTTTGTCTGCTCAAGCGTAAACGTGGGAACAACAAAAAACGGAATCAACATGGATGCTGTAAAGCTCATGGGAGAAACAATAAAGAAAACCGCTGAAGTTTCCCGTAACTGCGAAATCAACGGCTGCGCAAAGCTTGTAGTCTTTACAAATGCGCCGGAAGACAATCCGTTTATGGCGGGAGCTTTCCACGGACCGGGAGAAGGAGACGCGGTAATCAACGTTGGAGTTTCAGGACCTGGAGTTATTCTTGCCGCCGCCCGTGAATACAAAGGCCGCCCGATCAATGAGCTTGCAGACGGAATCAAAAAAATGGCATTCAAGATTACACGCATGGGACAAATGGTCGGAACAGAAGCCGCAAAACGTCTTGGTGTAAACTTCGGAATCCTAGACCTTTCACTTGCTCCTACACCGGAAGTCGGAGACAGTGTTGCCCGCATTCTTGAAGAAATCGGACTTGAAGGAGCAGGAGCACCGGGAACAACAGCAGCCCTTGCAATGCTTACCGACATGGTAAAAAAAGGCGGCGTAATGGCTTCAACAAACGTAGGCGGATTAAGCGGCGCATTTATTCCTGTAAGTGAAGACGAAGGCATGATTAACGCCGTAAAACAGCATTCCATTACTCTTGAAAAACTCGAAGCTATGACTTGCGTCTGTTCTGTAGGACTTGACATGATTGCAATTCCGGGCGACACGCCTGCAACAACAATCAGCGGAATCATGGCAGACGAAATGGCTATTGGAATGGTAAATAACAAGACAACAGCCGTGCGCCTTATTCCGGCTCCAGGAAAAAAAGCAGGTGAATGGGTTGAATTCGGAGGACTTTTGGGAGGCTGTCCAGTAATCGATGTAAACAAATTCGGCTGCGCAGACTTTATAAACCGCGGCGGAAGAATCCCAGCACCAATTCACAGCTTCAGAAACTAA
- the pyrF gene encoding orotidine-5'-phosphate decarboxylase gives MKHNMQILQELAAKNGPLCVGLDTDPSYIPQNLVEKFSPAQAVLEYNKLLIKKITEDKSACCFKVQIAYYEAMGIEGLKVYAQTLKAVKDSGLICISDIKRGDIAATASAYAKAHFSGDFESDIITINPYMGFDTLKPFTEFCASKGKGVFVLLRTSNPGMTDIEQKELKTGGRVLDEVGKELERLSNQMKETFPEQTCSPIGAVVGCTEESDANYLRQTYKDIFFLIPGYGAQGGAASICTALLKNAGGTVNSSRGILCAWKKDSDCIKKQQDGKLLSFDDIVEAAAKAAIASKNELTNIR, from the coding sequence ATGAAACACAATATGCAAATTTTACAAGAGCTAGCCGCAAAAAACGGACCTCTTTGCGTTGGGCTAGACACAGATCCGTCTTATATTCCGCAGAATTTAGTTGAAAAGTTTTCTCCAGCACAAGCTGTTCTTGAATACAATAAGCTTTTAATAAAAAAAATCACAGAGGACAAAAGTGCCTGCTGCTTTAAAGTCCAGATTGCTTACTATGAGGCAATGGGAATTGAAGGACTTAAAGTTTATGCGCAAACTTTAAAAGCTGTAAAAGATTCCGGGCTAATCTGCATTTCCGATATAAAAAGAGGAGACATTGCAGCCACAGCAAGCGCGTATGCAAAAGCTCATTTTTCAGGTGATTTTGAATCAGATATAATCACAATAAATCCTTACATGGGATTCGACACATTAAAGCCTTTTACAGAATTCTGCGCTTCCAAAGGAAAAGGAGTTTTCGTTCTGCTTAGAACAAGCAATCCGGGAATGACAGACATTGAACAGAAAGAATTGAAAACGGGTGGCCGTGTGCTCGATGAAGTCGGAAAAGAACTGGAGCGTCTCAGCAATCAGATGAAGGAAACTTTCCCGGAGCAAACCTGCAGCCCCATTGGAGCAGTTGTAGGCTGCACAGAAGAAAGCGACGCAAATTATCTTAGACAAACCTATAAAGATATTTTCTTTTTGATTCCAGGATACGGCGCACAAGGTGGAGCCGCAAGCATTTGCACAGCCCTGTTAAAAAATGCAGGTGGAACAGTAAATTCTTCCCGCGGAATTCTATGCGCTTGGAAAAAAGATTCAGACTGCATAAAAAAACAGCAAGACGGAAAACTTCTTTCATTTGATGACATAGTAGAAGCCGCCGCAAAAGCCGCCATAGCTTCAAAGAATGAATTAACTAACATCCGGTAA
- a CDS encoding dihydroorotate dehydrogenase, whose protein sequence is MDKPEIDKDGNGILFSGNAKVTECKEIHSNVFLLETELELERKTQVSPLPGQFYLVKSTRSNVQFGRPISVYHADRKSDTILRVQFLILQKGEGTAELCHLLKNDLVELSGPLGNSFKKTEGKLCICGGGIGVAPVANFASSLPPKSYDFYASFKSGSYGLEKVEPEKLIITTDDGSVGIHGMVTAALTSDIIKKEGYSAIYACGPTPMLAYIQKIAKEADVKCFLSIEKKMLCGAGACLGCTVRTKEGNRRVCKDGPVFNAEILEFEKPEFAKRNPLPLGIEPDLSVEIAGIKFKNPVIAASGTFGFGQNYRGFFDVSRLGGISSKGLTLAPKGGNSGERVIEVSSGDINSIGLENPGVPHFIQNELPEMLKLDTVSIANLAGHDLDSYIKGAELLDKTPVPAIELNISCPNVKAGGMAWGINPEAAFTCVSAVRKATSKPLIVKLSPNAPDLVSVALACIKAGANALSLINTIQAVAIDIESGRPVFDNIKAGLCGPAVKPIALRMVYDVVKAVNSLPKEQQIPVIGLGGISKWQDAVEFIMAGASAIQVGTATFSNPKTMIEIIEGLKKFMQSHGYKKIEDFRGIAQV, encoded by the coding sequence ATGGATAAGCCAGAAATTGACAAAGACGGAAATGGGATTCTTTTTTCAGGAAATGCAAAAGTTACAGAATGCAAGGAAATTCACAGCAATGTATTTCTTTTAGAAACAGAACTTGAACTAGAACGGAAAACCCAAGTTTCACCTTTGCCAGGTCAGTTTTATCTTGTAAAAAGCACAAGAAGCAATGTTCAGTTTGGACGTCCAATAAGTGTTTATCATGCCGACCGGAAATCTGATACCATTTTAAGGGTACAGTTTTTAATCCTGCAAAAAGGTGAAGGTACAGCTGAGCTTTGCCACCTTTTAAAAAATGACTTAGTAGAACTATCTGGCCCCTTAGGTAACAGTTTTAAAAAAACAGAAGGAAAACTTTGTATTTGCGGCGGCGGAATTGGAGTTGCCCCAGTTGCAAATTTTGCTTCATCACTTCCGCCAAAAAGCTATGACTTCTACGCAAGCTTTAAAAGCGGATCTTATGGTCTAGAAAAAGTAGAACCAGAAAAACTCATAATAACAACTGACGATGGCTCTGTTGGAATACATGGAATGGTAACAGCTGCGCTTACATCTGACATCATAAAAAAAGAAGGGTACAGCGCAATATACGCCTGCGGTCCCACGCCAATGCTAGCCTATATACAAAAAATCGCAAAAGAAGCAGATGTAAAATGCTTTTTAAGCATAGAAAAAAAGATGCTTTGCGGAGCCGGAGCTTGCCTTGGATGCACAGTACGCACAAAAGAAGGAAACCGCAGAGTATGCAAGGACGGTCCTGTTTTTAACGCTGAAATTCTAGAATTTGAAAAGCCGGAATTTGCAAAAAGAAATCCATTGCCACTAGGCATAGAGCCAGATTTAAGTGTTGAAATTGCAGGAATAAAATTTAAAAACCCTGTAATCGCGGCAAGCGGAACATTCGGCTTTGGGCAAAACTACCGCGGATTTTTCGATGTTTCCAGGCTAGGTGGAATAAGCTCAAAAGGCCTTACACTAGCTCCAAAGGGAGGAAATTCCGGTGAGCGCGTTATCGAAGTTTCATCTGGCGACATAAATTCAATAGGTCTTGAAAATCCTGGAGTTCCTCACTTTATTCAAAACGAGCTTCCAGAAATGCTAAAGCTAGACACTGTTTCAATTGCGAACCTTGCAGGACACGACCTAGATTCCTATATAAAAGGCGCAGAGCTTTTGGACAAAACTCCAGTTCCGGCAATCGAGCTGAACATAAGCTGTCCAAATGTAAAGGCAGGCGGAATGGCTTGGGGAATAAATCCAGAAGCCGCGTTCACCTGTGTCAGCGCAGTTAGAAAAGCGACATCAAAGCCTTTAATTGTAAAGCTGTCCCCTAACGCACCGGACTTGGTTTCTGTAGCCCTTGCCTGCATAAAAGCCGGAGCAAACGCATTAAGCCTGATTAACACGATTCAAGCAGTTGCAATCGACATTGAAAGCGGACGTCCTGTATTCGACAATATAAAAGCCGGACTTTGCGGACCTGCCGTAAAACCAATTGCGCTCCGCATGGTCTATGACGTTGTAAAAGCCGTAAATTCACTTCCGAAGGAACAGCAAATTCCTGTAATCGGTCTGGGAGGAATTTCAAAATGGCAAGACGCAGTAGAATTTATAATGGCTGGAGCTAGTGCAATTCAGGTTGGAACTGCAACATTTTCAAATCCAAAGACAATGATAGAAATCATCGAAGGCCTAAAAAAATTTATGCAATCCCACGGATACAAGAAAATTGAAGATTTCCGCGGAATAGCACAAGTATAA
- the lspA gene encoding signal peptidase II, with protein MNQNTKNKLLPLTLSFAVILLDQITKCLVVKFIPRLTVFADDAVIEIFGKYLRLIHVRNNAIAFSMGSGLSDGLRGILFALLPLFVIIAVYVIYFRNNEFTKLQRWAVCGILGGGIGNLIDRFFRPEGVVDFVDCYFFGLFGMERWPTFNFADAAVVVCGIIFVITFVFQVKSDRKNNKKE; from the coding sequence ATGAACCAGAACACAAAAAATAAACTTTTGCCGCTTACACTTTCTTTTGCGGTGATTCTTCTTGATCAGATTACAAAGTGCCTTGTTGTGAAATTTATTCCGCGTCTTACAGTTTTTGCTGATGATGCCGTAATTGAAATTTTTGGAAAATATCTGCGCTTGATTCATGTCCGCAACAATGCAATTGCGTTCAGCATGGGCTCTGGGCTTTCCGATGGACTTAGGGGAATTCTTTTTGCATTGCTTCCGCTTTTTGTGATTATCGCGGTTTACGTGATCTATTTTAGAAACAATGAATTTACAAAGCTTCAGCGGTGGGCTGTCTGCGGAATTCTTGGCGGCGGCATTGGAAATTTAATTGACCGATTTTTCCGTCCGGAAGGAGTTGTTGATTTTGTTGACTGCTATTTCTTTGGACTTTTCGGAATGGAACGTTGGCCGACATTCAATTTTGCAGACGCTGCGGTTGTTGTCTGCGGAATTATTTTTGTAATAACATTTGTGTTTCAAGTAAAATCAGACCGCAAGAACAATAAAAAGGAATAG
- the yfcE gene encoding phosphodiesterase, with the protein MKWLIASDIHGSSFYCKKLLEKFNEEKADRLLLLGDILYHGPRNDLPKEYNPKIVTALLNEYSEKISCVRGNCDSEVDQMVLNFPIMAEYAILDVGSRLIFATHGHIFNEVNPLKMPSGSVLICGHFHVPKILKHENYLYLNTGSVSLPKENSWHSYILFDGDRFYWKDLKNDEEKLSIRLSSEY; encoded by the coding sequence ATGAAATGGCTTATTGCTTCTGATATACATGGCTCATCTTTTTATTGCAAAAAACTTCTTGAAAAGTTTAATGAAGAAAAAGCGGACAGACTTTTGCTTTTAGGCGACATTCTTTATCATGGTCCAAGAAATGACTTGCCGAAAGAATACAACCCGAAAATTGTAACTGCGCTTTTAAATGAATATTCAGAAAAAATCAGTTGTGTAAGAGGAAACTGCGATTCCGAAGTAGACCAAATGGTTTTGAATTTTCCGATTATGGCGGAATATGCGATTCTCGATGTTGGAAGCAGACTTATTTTTGCAACCCACGGACACATTTTTAATGAGGTCAATCCTTTAAAAATGCCAAGCGGAAGCGTTTTGATCTGCGGACATTTCCATGTGCCGAAAATTCTTAAGCACGAAAATTATCTGTACCTAAATACAGGGTCAGTTTCTCTACCAAAGGAAAATTCCTGGCACAGTTATATACTTTTTGATGGGGACAGATTCTACTGGAAAGACCTAAAAAACGATGAAGAAAAACTTAGTATCCGCCTATCATCTGAGTATTGA
- a CDS encoding glycosyltransferase, translated as MKVAIVHDWLVNYGGAETWVEYMLRLYPDADIYTLVYNKKKMGSHFAKNKIYTSYIQKLPFASRIYTKLLKFMPNAFESFDFSGYDLVLCSSSCCAKGVITPPSVPHIAYIHSPMRYAWDLFFDYRKRSGILTRFFMNRWIPALRQWDFISSQRIDAVVANSNYIARRIKKFWNLDAKVVYCPINTERFFSADVEPEDFYVAFSRLVPYKRIDLAVSACKKLGRRLVVIGAGSEMENLKKLAGNDKNILFAGRAEDSEVRSYLQRCRALIFCAEEDLGLTPLEVQACGRPVIAFGKGGALETVIDGKTGIFFDKQETDSVASSILEFERLDSKGVFKKEKIISHACQFSIEKSMEQFQKIIKETQEKLK; from the coding sequence ATGAAAGTTGCAATTGTACATGACTGGCTTGTAAATTATGGCGGTGCTGAAACTTGGGTTGAGTATATGCTTCGTCTTTATCCAGATGCTGATATTTATACTCTTGTGTACAACAAAAAAAAGATGGGCAGTCATTTTGCCAAGAATAAAATTTACACTTCTTATATACAAAAACTTCCTTTTGCTTCGCGGATTTATACAAAGCTTTTAAAGTTCATGCCGAATGCCTTTGAATCCTTTGATTTTTCAGGATATGACTTGGTGCTTTGCTCTTCATCTTGTTGTGCGAAAGGTGTAATTACGCCGCCTTCTGTTCCACATATTGCATATATTCATTCACCAATGCGTTATGCTTGGGATTTGTTTTTTGACTACAGAAAGAGAAGCGGAATACTTACACGATTTTTTATGAACCGCTGGATTCCAGCTTTGCGGCAGTGGGATTTTATTTCAAGCCAGAGAATTGACGCTGTTGTTGCGAATTCAAATTATATTGCCCGGCGTATAAAAAAATTCTGGAATTTGGATGCTAAAGTTGTTTACTGTCCTATAAATACTGAACGATTTTTTTCTGCTGATGTTGAGCCTGAAGATTTTTATGTCGCATTTTCTCGTCTTGTGCCTTACAAGCGCATTGATTTGGCTGTGAGCGCGTGTAAAAAACTTGGACGCAGGCTTGTTGTTATTGGTGCTGGCTCTGAAATGGAGAATCTAAAGAAACTTGCAGGAAACGACAAAAACATTCTTTTTGCAGGAAGAGCAGAAGATTCAGAAGTGCGCTCATATCTTCAGCGTTGCCGAGCTCTTATTTTTTGCGCGGAAGAAGATTTGGGACTTACACCTTTGGAAGTTCAGGCTTGCGGTCGGCCTGTAATTGCATTTGGAAAAGGCGGAGCTTTGGAAACTGTCATTGATGGAAAGACAGGTATTTTTTTTGACAAGCAGGAAACAGACAGCGTTGCATCTTCAATTCTTGAATTTGAGCGGCTTGATTCAAAAGGTGTTTTCAAGAAAGAAAAAATTATCAGCCATGCGTGCCAGTTCAGCATAGAAAAATCGATGGAGCAGTTTCAGAAAATAATCAAGGAAACACAGGAAAAGTTAAAATGA
- a CDS encoding TrmH family RNA methyltransferase — MINPGKLFQLEPGQKRRKLALTFGELERDIAGIAEHGTEYNFPGMTRAEYTKTVARIVMDDPKLPESAAEELKKLIEAEDFDERRVCNFARNSLLAIIGTFPAEWDLVIAPHSNESFCVQNRKFFKGVSVYAEDIRSPFNIGSIFRTAEAMGCENVFISPNCTDPNQSRALRSGMGCIETLGYKRCSLEELPQDKPVFVLETGGTPITEFSFPKEGIVIIGSEELGVSPEALKRADYGRVSIPMTGLKASLNVGVAFGILMQAWVQLLSD; from the coding sequence ATGATAAATCCTGGAAAACTTTTTCAGCTTGAACCGGGACAAAAAAGACGTAAGCTGGCTCTTACTTTTGGCGAGCTTGAACGCGATATTGCCGGCATTGCAGAACATGGAACTGAATATAATTTTCCGGGAATGACGCGTGCTGAATATACAAAAACCGTTGCGCGGATTGTGATGGATGACCCAAAACTTCCAGAAAGTGCCGCCGAAGAACTAAAAAAACTTATTGAAGCGGAAGACTTTGATGAGCGAAGGGTTTGCAATTTTGCCCGGAATTCTTTGCTGGCCATAATAGGAACTTTTCCGGCTGAATGGGATTTGGTTATTGCGCCGCATTCTAATGAAAGTTTTTGTGTTCAAAACAGAAAGTTTTTCAAAGGCGTAAGTGTTTATGCAGAAGATATTCGCTCTCCGTTTAACATAGGCTCTATTTTTAGAACTGCGGAAGCTATGGGTTGCGAAAATGTTTTTATTTCCCCGAACTGCACAGATCCAAATCAGTCCCGTGCATTAAGAAGCGGAATGGGCTGCATAGAAACCTTAGGCTACAAAAGATGTTCCTTAGAAGAACTTCCGCAGGACAAGCCGGTTTTTGTTTTGGAAACAGGCGGAACTCCAATAACTGAATTTTCTTTTCCAAAAGAAGGAATTGTAATAATCGGTTCAGAAGAGCTTGGTGTAAGCCCGGAAGCGTTAAAAAGAGCTGATTATGGAAGAGTTTCAATTCCGATGACAGGATTAAAAGCGTCTTTAAATGTTGGCGTTGCTTTTGGAATTCTTATGCAGGCTTGGGTTCAGTTGCTTTCAGACTGA
- a CDS encoding iron-containing alcohol dehydrogenase, which produces MADFIFKISPNIVLGSYTATRLGQYALEYGSNFLVLMDPVLKESGTASKVTASLAERNVDYFVFDEIPLGSDSETAKVVLKLAQDAKVHGVIAVGGGRTLSLARIVCALYYENSKSIYDYIDENLIPPKRTLPLICLPSTNRDSFIFTDRAFVTDARSTKVKLIKTQNGLCKLVLWDPNLQMALTEKQISCMSIEALAFAVEGYLSQKSTFFSDMIIEKSVQLLSYAEDGAPNLSVTTPQEVLLAQGGCMASLGAASSSFGAANLLSLAINSRYKISRSLISAILLPYIIEDAASFKAEKLAVLSRLLNASRPEDSVSSAVASLADYVRQKIAKINIPARLKDLSLSIEQLSVAAEDAGELDLMNSLQRSMTTDDLFEIIKKAY; this is translated from the coding sequence ATGGCAGATTTTATATTCAAAATTTCACCTAATATTGTTCTTGGTTCTTATACTGCGACCCGTCTTGGTCAGTATGCGTTGGAGTACGGCTCTAATTTTTTGGTTTTAATGGATCCGGTTCTAAAGGAATCGGGAACAGCTTCAAAAGTTACGGCGTCTCTTGCAGAAAGAAACGTTGATTATTTTGTTTTTGACGAAATTCCGCTTGGATCTGATTCAGAAACTGCAAAAGTTGTCTTGAAGCTCGCTCAGGATGCAAAAGTACATGGAGTTATTGCGGTTGGAGGCGGAAGAACACTTTCGCTTGCACGCATTGTCTGCGCTCTTTACTACGAAAATTCCAAGAGCATTTACGATTATATTGACGAAAATTTGATTCCGCCTAAAAGAACTCTTCCGCTTATTTGCCTGCCTTCAACAAATAGAGATAGTTTTATTTTTACAGACAGAGCTTTTGTAACTGACGCGCGTTCAACAAAAGTAAAGCTTATAAAAACTCAAAACGGACTTTGCAAGCTTGTTCTTTGGGATCCGAATCTTCAGATGGCTTTGACAGAAAAGCAAATTTCCTGCATGTCAATTGAAGCTTTGGCTTTTGCGGTTGAAGGATATTTAAGCCAGAAATCTACTTTTTTCAGCGATATGATTATAGAAAAATCCGTTCAGCTTTTGAGTTATGCCGAAGATGGCGCACCGAATCTTTCCGTTACAACTCCGCAGGAAGTTCTTTTGGCCCAGGGCGGATGCATGGCTTCTTTGGGGGCTGCCTCAAGTTCTTTTGGCGCCGCAAATCTTCTTTCGCTTGCAATAAATTCTCGATATAAAATTTCCCGCTCGCTGATTTCTGCAATTTTACTTCCGTATATTATTGAAGATGCGGCTTCTTTCAAGGCTGAAAAACTTGCGGTTCTTTCACGTCTTTTGAATGCCTCCCGCCCGGAAGATTCTGTTTCTTCGGCTGTTGCTTCTCTTGCGGATTATGTAAGACAGAAAATTGCTAAGATAAATATTCCGGCACGTTTAAAAGACCTTTCGCTTTCTATAGAACAGCTTTCTGTTGCGGCGGAAGATGCAGGTGAGCTTGATCTTATGAACAGTCTTCAGCGCAGCATGACAACTGACGATTTGTTTGAAATCATAAAGAAGGCTTACTGA
- a CDS encoding flagellar biosynthesis anti-sigma factor FlgM: MMINKISEVNALNSLQNTKRSNNVAGSQYVSDEISVSDEAKAMAEAMFMNKVAEETPDVRSELVEQIKLKIQDPNYLNEATIAATADQILSAYGL; encoded by the coding sequence ATGATGATAAACAAGATTTCAGAGGTTAATGCTCTAAACTCATTGCAGAACACAAAACGTTCAAATAATGTTGCAGGTTCTCAGTATGTGTCTGATGAAATCAGTGTTTCCGATGAAGCCAAAGCCATGGCAGAAGCTATGTTTATGAATAAAGTGGCAGAGGAAACTCCAGATGTTCGTTCAGAGCTGGTGGAGCAGATTAAGCTCAAGATTCAGGATCCAAATTACCTCAATGAAGCTACGATTGCAGCTACTGCGGATCAAATTCTTAGTGCTTACGGTTTGTAA
- the rsmI gene encoding 16S rRNA (cytidine(1402)-2'-O)-methyltransferase — MSELYIVATPIGNLGDMTFRAVEILKSVDVVAAEDTRHTLQLLNHFEIRKPLVSCRAQNEQFASEKIIKLLDEGQKVAYASDAGTPGISDPGAVLAGFARKAGHSVIPIPGASAFAALASVAGAGGKTLIFEGFLSPKPGRRKSRVKELLETGDAVILYESPFRIVKLLADIADIEGSRCVVVGRELTKLHEEITEGTAQEVFEDYSSRQKILGEFAVFISGNKNIKISEESSDKIREARYDDKQDFRG; from the coding sequence GTGTCGGAATTATATATTGTAGCTACGCCTATTGGAAATTTGGGCGATATGACTTTTAGGGCTGTTGAAATTTTGAAAAGTGTTGACGTTGTTGCGGCGGAAGATACGCGCCATACGCTTCAATTGTTGAATCATTTTGAAATCCGAAAGCCTTTGGTCAGTTGCCGGGCGCAGAATGAGCAGTTTGCTTCTGAAAAAATTATAAAGCTGCTTGACGAAGGTCAGAAAGTTGCCTATGCAAGCGATGCTGGAACTCCTGGAATAAGTGATCCGGGGGCAGTTCTTGCTGGTTTTGCGCGCAAAGCAGGTCATTCCGTTATTCCGATTCCAGGAGCAAGTGCTTTTGCGGCATTGGCAAGTGTTGCAGGTGCTGGCGGAAAAACCTTGATTTTTGAAGGTTTTCTTTCTCCAAAGCCGGGTAGGAGAAAAAGCCGTGTAAAGGAGCTTTTGGAAACTGGAGATGCCGTTATTTTGTACGAAAGTCCGTTTAGAATTGTAAAACTTCTGGCGGACATTGCCGATATTGAAGGTAGCCGCTGTGTTGTTGTTGGCAGGGAGCTTACAAAGCTTCATGAAGAAATAACAGAAGGAACGGCGCAGGAAGTTTTTGAAGATTACAGTTCCCGTCAGAAGATTCTTGGGGAATTTGCTGTTTTTATTTCAGGAAATAAAAATATCAAGATTTCAGAAGAATCTTCCGATAAGATAAGAGAGGCAAGATATGATGATAAACAAGATTTCAGAGGTTAA